The DNA sequence ATAGAACCGATAACCCCCTTGAATTGCATTTTCCGATGAGTTTTAGAATTATAAACAACTTTCCTTTTTTTCTTGTTGTTAAAGGTTCAATAAACAAgtgattttaataaatttttaccatCATTTCATTTTAAGCTCATTCCAATGAATAGCATGCTCTATCATCCATTGATGTTCATGCAGTAAAACACAGAACTTAACAAGCAGAGGTGGATCTATGTGTATCCTTGAGGGTCATCGGAATCCGTAAACTTCGACAAAAATCttgtatatgtatatgtgtatACATATACTTATATACATAAAAGCCTTTAGGGTGCACTAGTTGAGCAGAATACCGGTGCCCCTCGCGTTAAAATCCTAAGTCCGCCTCTGTTAACAAGGACCAGAAATGAACTTGAGAATCTGAGCTACATCTCAGTGACAAATTGATGCATCAAGAACATATTTCTTTAAACCATTGTAGGAAAATTCTGGTGTTGTTTAGCTAAATTATGGTTCCACAGTATCATGCATGATCATTTAGTTCCCTTTTTTTATCTTAATCTCTGTAAATATCTTTCAGAATTCTCAAAGCATCAAAAGAAAATTTGACTGAATGTATACAGTGAATGCCTCTTAAAACAAAACGAGAAGCCAAATATGTTTACAAAGTTTTCTTCATAGCCTTCTTCATGGGATCAGGTACTGTCTTAAACGAGGTCAAGCAAAAACatgttttctttaaatcattGCAAAAAATTATTTCGTTTGTTGCATTCCTGTGTTATATACATGATTTTGCATTCGGATCAAATGTTCCTTTGCTGAAGTAGACTATTAGATATGTATGCATTCTTTCAAAGTAGTAGATCATATGTTTTGTTTATTGAATCTCcaagcaaaaagaaaaaagaagactgTTTAATTCTAAAACTCACCAGAAAATAATACTCGAGGGGATTATCGATCCATTCAAAAGGTGGAGGGGTATTGTTTCCCAACTATTAAAGGTTGGGGGGTTTAATGGAATTTAATCCAATGATTATACTGGCTTTGATGGATAAAACTTTTTCTATGATAAGGTAAGGTAATGTCTTAGATGGCTTTGCTTACAACAATCACCTACCTGGTGAAGCTCTtaacttttttttggggggggggttgGGTGGGGGGAGTGGGGGAGAGGGTGCggacaaaagaaaaaagaaaaatctaacaACTCATCATAAATAATTGACACGCTAATCCCAAACCTTTTGACTCTGCCACAGGTTACCAGGTCCTTCTCTAGCTATATACTCCCCTCATTCCAATTTATGTCAAGGTGTTCAGATTTCGAGAATTATTGTTTGACCGTAATTTTTTCACAtgccttttaaatattttgaactaTTAATTGTAGTATAATACTTTTTACGTAATCTTCAAATATgtgaatttattttgaaaaattctATGTCCAAATGCATGGTCAAAATTAAGAAGTTTGAATCTCGAAAAGCAAAAagtgtcacataaattgggacagaggGAGTATGTTATATACCAGTTAAAGTCTCATGTATGTTCCAAATGCAAGTAAGCAGTCAATCACTTCATATTCACCAACGTATATCAACACTGATCTTTGTAACATTTTGGTGCATGTTAATTATGATCTTTCTTCAAAGGGGAAAAAATGCTAGAAACTTAATTCAAAAAACAAGCTTCATACTAGCATATCAGATTAACATTTAATGCATACGTCGTTTTACATTCCCCAAAAAATAGACTTGGGGAGATTGGAAATTGTACTAGTCCAAGAGCAGAGAAGGAAACAAGAACTGGAATAATGCTTCGACGTCTCTCTAGCAAACATCTAACTGCACCTTATCACCCAAAAAAGTAATCTAATAGCAATACTCACCCATGATCAACATATTATGCCGAAAACTGTTAGTGAGAAATCATCACCTCATGGTGCTTTATGTCTTTTACTCCAAAATGCTAATCCTTTTGGAAGTTATCTTCTTTAGAACCTTTGAGGGGGGTCATGATACATAGAGTTTCTACCAGTATAATTTTCAGAAGTGACAAACCCACCAAATAGGGAAACCTAATATCAAAATAAGTTCAAACAAAACGGAAAGTTGTACTTACATTGGCGAGCAAGGAGAGCGACCGCCATTCATGTAGTAGATAAACAAGTACGCATCATAGTGCTGGCTGTTAATAAAATAAAAGCCAGGCAACCTCCTTATACACTGAAAGGACATCTTCTTATATAAATATATGGCTGGGTTGTTGTACGAGATCACGTGTAGGTAAACTGCTCGACAAGTTGGGATTGTTGAGGAATATTTTATTACCTCATGAATTAGAGAGCTGGCTGAAAACCAAAAACCATAGCAATACTTGGTAAATCCTGATTGAAGGATAGAATTACAAAATAGAGTACATACACAAGAACCAAGTGCACAGCGCACCTATTCCAAGATTTCTATAACCTTCTGCAACTCCCAGTGTTAGGATGTAAACCAGTGTGTGGTTCAACCTAGCAGATTCATATCTGACAAAATCTTCTATCTATAGATAAGGGTGATTCAAAATTAACAACAGTCCATAAGAAAGAATTACTTGTAAAAGAGCAAAAGACGTACCTCACTGTCTTTTGCTAGAACGATCCGGGCAGTCACAAATCCAATAAGTTCGTCATCTTGACCATTGGGCTGATTGCAATCG is a window from the Nicotiana tomentosiformis chromosome 10, ASM39032v3, whole genome shotgun sequence genome containing:
- the LOC104110677 gene encoding histone acetyltransferase MCC1-like, which produces MPFLSMLNLKFSHNAHIQFRPIRPSDLEVLEKLHGDMFPIRYESEFFQNVVNGRDIVSWGAVDCNQPNGQDDELIGFVTARIVLAKDSEIEDFVRYESARLNHTLVYILTLGVAEGYRNLGIASSLIHEVIKYSSTIPTCRAVYLHVISYNNPAIYLYKKMSFQCIRRLPGFYFINSQHYDAYLFIYYMNGGRSPCSPIELIALLVTYAKSGFKKAAAKLWRNESRKPSKLPKCKESGCLLPAKQK